The Mauremys reevesii isolate NIE-2019 linkage group 1, ASM1616193v1, whole genome shotgun sequence genome segment CGctgggctggacctcccgcagactgCGGGCAGCAGCTCAACCGAGCCGCCGACCAGCGCCGCCCgcgcccgcagcggcggggagtcCAGCTGGCGACCGACCAGACGACCCTCGCGCCGCCATGCCCAGGTCGCTCTGTCTGCCCGCGGCCCGGGGCGCCGCGCatcattgcttggggcggccaaatttgtagagccgcccctgatggcagGGTTAGATAATTTGGAATTCCCGTAAATGATGTATGCCTACAGCATTACTTGGGGGCCATATTGCAATTCTTTAGGTGGTTTTCAAGACTGCATCTCTATCTACTTCCTCTTTGGCTTCCTTTTCTTTTCCCACTCTCTGCCCTGCATCAGCCCTTTTGTCTGGAACAACCTTCCTCCCCCATACACCTAGCAGCCTCCATTCTCCCACTTTAAATTCCTCCTCAAAACCTGCATGTTTGTTCTAGCCTAATTCTTTCCCAATCCCCAGGCTCCCATACCAAATGCCAATAGACCTAACaatcaggtttaaaaaaaaaaaaacgctaaACTTGCTGTCTCAACAGTGTTTTCCACTCTCCTTTGCTTTTATCTCCCTACTATTCTCTCTCACTTTATTTGATATCTTTACTCATTCTGTTCTGTCTTTATTCAATTAAGCTTTTTGTGACACTTTTGTTATAAGTCAATGGCAGGGTGGTAACTATCCTGATCcttagttttatatatatatatatatatataatatgttaTAGCTATGTCAACATTTACACGTAAGCCTACTATGTGATTTCATCTCAATACTCGTTGAATGAATTCTATTATAAAATCACTGGTCTTTGTAATGATGAGTTTTGATGTACTTTATACTAGTGAATTGCAGCATTTTGGGTAACTACTCTCTTAACCCTACTATACCAAaaatacctgctcctcttagATGAAAATcctgattatttttaaaacaaacaaacaaacaaaccagcaaacaaccccccccaatAAATAGAGTGATGACAGTGAATGATCTGTTAAATCATTTcctttgttgttttctttttccccctcctccccagcaattACAGTGCGTTGTTAGGAGTGTGGATCTATGGCTTTTTTGTTGTGATCCTGCTGGTACTGGACCTTTTATATTACTCATCAATGAACTACGATATTTGCAAATTTTACCTGGCAAGGTGGGGAATCCAGGGAAAGTGGATGACACAGGCACAGAGCCGATGGATTAACCCTGCTCAGCATCCAAGCCAAGTACAGACTCAGCCTCAGTCTCAGCCTCAAATGTCACAGGCAGTACATACTTTAAAAGGAGATGCTTTAAACCCACCATTGATGTCTTTTCAGAGTTCATCTGCCTGGTAAGTTAAGATACTTTTGTACCATATTCTTTGGTGGTATAAACAGTCCGCTGTCTTTTTGGAACATCATTATCAATTATgcgccagatcctcagctggtatatatTGGCATAGCTCAATTGAAGTCATCAGCAGAGGATCCATACCATATAAATTTTACAGTATGAACTGCATTATAGAATTACCCCTCAGAAGAAATGCATCAGCTTCATAGAAAATTATGATAAAAATATGATTGTCTCTAGAGAAATGTGTGCTGGAGGTAATGGAGGTAAGTAAATTTACAGTACTGTGTGAATATAAataggtttggaaggattagatttttaacagtaaatgtcattaaatgtcaatttcactgtacacacaaaccaacaaaaatatatttccacTGATAATCAAAATATACAGATCAgccaagtaagaaaaatgctgcttgagaacttagagtttgatttaagaatatttactttgtatattttgacatgtgatgttgacaatttgtgttttaacagtgataaaactttaactttttgaatctcaatatctactgtcattaaataattattgtctgatacCCTGCATTGTCTGACCTTCCCATAATTTCTGC includes the following:
- the SHISAL1 gene encoding protein shisa-like-1 isoform X3, with product MTSCGQQSLNVLMVVFLLLLSAALSAHFRVCEPYTDYKGRYHFGFHCPRLSDNKSYIFCCHHNNTVFKYCCNETEFQTVMQMNLTGNADGYMHNNYSALLGVWIYGFFVVILLVLDLLYYSSMNYDICKFYLARWGIQGKWMTQAQSRWINPAQHPSQVQTQPQSQPQMSQAVHTLKGDALNPPLMSFQSSSACMETI